One genomic region from Gossypium hirsutum isolate 1008001.06 chromosome D13, Gossypium_hirsutum_v2.1, whole genome shotgun sequence encodes:
- the LOC107936056 gene encoding UDP-glycosyltransferase 87A2 isoform X1: protein MDSTNIRTTRVCHVVAMPFPGRGHINPMMNLCKLLASRKKDILITFVVTEEWLGYIGSDPKPHNILFETIPNVIPPERLKAANFPGFYDAVMTKMEAPFEQLLDRLELPVAAIIGDIEVRWSTGVGNRRNIPVALFWTMSASVFSMFHHFDLHIKQSHAKIDLIVEQVESIAGMSLSNVEELRTIFHRDDPRVLELALDCISRVPQAQYLLFSSVNEFEPQAFDSLRAIYNFAVYPIGPAIPYLELGESSCETKSYLQWLDSQQTGSVLYISLGSFLSVSNTQMDEIVAGLQISGVRYLWVARGEASRLKDRCGDMGLVVPWCDQLKVLCHPSVGGFWTHCGWNSILEAVFAGVPMLTFPLFLDQDTNSRQIVKDWGNGWRVNDAVKAEKLVTKENIAELVRRFMGVESDEGKQIRRKAKLLQDKCVVAISEGGSSTANLDAFISSISPGKGH, encoded by the exons ATGGATTCAACAAATATTCGGACGACCAGGGTGTGCCACGTGGTGGCCATGCCGTTTCCTGGACGGGGCCACATCAACCCCATGATGAACCTTTGCAAGCTACTTGCTTCAAGGAAGAAAGATATTCTCATCACCTTTGTTGTGACAGAAGAATGGCTTGGCTACATCGGCTCTGATCCCAAGCCCCATAACATACTTTTTGAGACAATCCCGAATGTCATCCCACCTGAGCGGCTTAAAGCCGCCAACTTTCCAGGCTTCTACGATGCTGTGATGACAAAGATGGAAGCTCCTTTTGAGCAGCTTCTTGATCGACTTGAGTTGCCTGTAGCGGCTATCATAGGAGATATCGAGGTTCGATGGAGCACCGGTGTGGGGAATCGAAGGAATATTCCGGTGGCCCTGTTCTGGACGATGTCGGCGTCTGTGTTTTCCATGTTTCATCATTTTGACCTCCATATAAAGCAAAGCCATGCAAAAATTGATCTAATAG TAGAACAAGTAGAAAGCATAGCAGGAATGTCTTTATCCAATGTAGAAGAACTTCGGACAATTTTCCATAGGGACGACCCTAGAGTGTTGGAACTTGCTCTCGACTGCATTTCAAGAGTGCCACAAGCACAGTATCTCCTATTCTCATCAGTGAACGAATTTGAACCCCAAGCCTTTGATAGCTTAAGGGCAATTTATAATTTCGCCGTCTATCCCATAGGCCCTGCCATACCTTACCTGGAACTTGGAGAAAGTTCCTGTGAAACTAAAAGCTACCTTCAATGGTTGGATTCTCAACAAACAGGTTCTGTCTTGTACATCTCATTGGGAAGTTTCCTTTCAGTTTCAAACACCCAAATGGATGAAATTGTTGCCGGGTTGCAAATCAGTGGAGTTCGATACTTGTGGGTGGCCCGGGGAGAAGCTTCGAGGTTGAAAGATCGTTGTGGTGATATGGGGTTAGTAGTTCCTTGGTGTGACCAGTTGAAGGTACTGTGTCATCCATCTGTAGGGGGATTTTGGACACATTGTGGATGGAATTCCATCCTGGAAGCTGTTTTTGCTGGTGTTCCAATGCTTACTTTTCCTTTGTTTTTGGACCAAGATACCAATAGTAGGCAAATCGTGAAAGATTGGGGAAATGGGTGGAGGGTCAATGATGCGGTGAAAGCTGAAAAATTAGTCACCAAAGAGAATATTGCAGAGCTTGTGCGAAGGTTTATGGGCGTTGAAAGCGACGAGGGAAAGCAGATTAGAAGAAAAGCAAAACTACTCCAGGATAAATGTGTAGTTGCCATTTCTGAAGGAGGGTCTTCTACAGCTAACCTTGATGCATTTATTAGTTCCATTTCACCAGGAAAAGGCCACTGA
- the LOC107936028 gene encoding protein LIGHT-DEPENDENT SHORT HYPOCOTYLS 6 — MDSGSGANPNSINEGSSSATAPVLMDSQQGGAGELSSSPAHPPSRYESQKRRDWNTFLQYLKNHKPPLTLSRCSGAHVIEFLKYLDQFGKTKVHVTACPYFGHANPPDPCSCPLKQAWGSLDALIGRLRAAYEENGGRRESNPFGTRAVRIYLREVRGGQAKARGIPYEKKKRKRPTTTAVSAASGTQPPGGAAGDDSSGGTTANVGTVTAAATTNSL; from the coding sequence ATGGATTCTGGTTCCGGAGCCAACCCGAATAGCATCAACGAGGGTTCATCATCAGCTACAGCACCGGTGCTGATGGATTCACAACAAGGTGGAGCTGGTGAATTGTCTTCTTCTCCAGCTCATCCACCGAGTCGCTACGAGTCACAAAAGCGTCGCGACTGGAACACTTTCTTGCAGTACTTGAAGAACCACAAGCCCCCACTGACGCTATCTCGTTGCAGCGGCGCACACGTAATCGAGTTCTTGAAATATCTTGACCAGTTCGGCAAAACTAAGGTTCACGTAACGGCTTGTCCTTATTTCGGACATGCAAACCCGCCCGATCCTTGTTCTTGTCCACTCAAGCAAGCGTGGGGTAGCCTCGACGCGTTGATCGGACGGCTGAGAGCTGCTTATGAAGAAAACGGTGGACGTCGGGAATCAAACCCTTTTGGGACAAGGGCTGTGAGGATTTATTTGAGGGAAGTGAGAGGAGGGCAGGCTAAAGCTAGAGGGATTCCTTATGAGAAAAAGAAGCGAAAAAGGCCTACTACTACGGCTGTGTCGGCGGCTTCTGGTACTCAACCACCTGGTGGTGCTGCCGGTGATGATAGTTCTGGTGGAACTACGGCTAACGTGGGTACTGTCACCGCTGCTGCTACCACTAATAGCTTATAG
- the LOC107936058 gene encoding UDP-glycosyltransferase 87A1, translated as MSSTSSAKRAVCHIVAMPYPGRGHINPLMNLSNELASKSDNILITFVVTEEWLSFIGSERKAGKIRFRCIPNVVPSELVRASDMIGFLEAVWTKMEAPFEQLLDELELPPTLIIADTHLFWAVSVGNRRNIPVASFWPMSTTMFSVFHHFHLFQEKGHFPVDLLDNENEQVEYIPGVSSTRLLDLPGFNGGIYPLILKQILGCVSWAGKGNYLLLPSIYALESQTIDALKAELSLSIYTVGPSIPYLDLSPGDKGDCLQWLDRQPSNSVLYVSMGSFLSVSNVQMEEITAGLQDSGVRFLLVAREGSWKLKHGYGGEGLVVPWCDQLRVLCHPSIGGFWSHCGWNSVKEGIFAGTPFLTFPLFADQNLNSKLIVEDWKIGWRIKKHQFTTRGEISSLVTKLMDLESDDEVKQMRARAKELQKECLQSIERHGSSESNINSFIHSILQFNDH; from the exons ATGAGCTCCACCAGCAGCGCAAAGCGGGCCGTATGCCACATAGTGGCAATGCCGTACCCTGGTCGAGGCCACATTAACCCCTTGATGAACCTTAGCAATGAGCTAGCTTCAAAATCTGATAACATTCTCATCACCTTTGTGGTAACCGAGGAGTGGCTTAGCTTCATAGGCTCTGAAAGGAAAGCTGGTAAAATCCGATTTCGATGTATACCAAACGTTGTGCCATCTGAACTGGTCCGAGCTTCTGATATGATTGGATTCTTGGAAGCTGTTTGGACCAAGATGGAGGCTCCATTTGAGCAGCTCTTGGATGAACTTGAGCTTCCACCTACCCTTATTATTGCTGACACACATCTTTTTTGGGCGGTATCTGTTGGAAATAGGAGGAATATCCCTGTGGCTTCGTTTTGGCCTATGTCAACTACAATGTTTTCAGTGTTTCACCATTTCCATCTTTTCCAGGAAAAAGGTCACTTCCCGGTAGATTTGCTAG ACAACGAGAATGAACAAGTTGAATACATTCCTGGGGTTTCATCGACACGTTTGTTGGACCTTCCTGGGTTTAATGGAGGGATCTATCCACTTATATTGAAGCAAATCTTGGGGTGTGTTTCGTGGGCTGGTAAAGGAAATTATCTGTTGTTACCTTCAATCTACGCGCTTGAATCTCAAACCATTGACGCTCTAAAAGCAGAACTGTCCCTATCCATCTACACAGTTGGCCCTTCTATACCTTACTTAGACTTAAGCCCTGGCGACAAAGGTGACTGCTTGCAATGGCTTGACAGGCAACCTAGTAACTCTGTCTTGTACGTATCAATGGGAAGTTTTCTTTCAGTTTCAAATGTCCAGATGGAGGAAATAACAGCTGGTTTGCAAGACAGTGGTGTTCGGTTCTTATTGGTGGCTCGTGAGGGAAGTTGGAAGTTGAAGCATGGGTATGGGGGTGAGGGGTTGGTGGTGCCATGGTGTGACCAACTGAGGGTGTTATGCCATCCTTCCATTGGGGGATTTTGGAGTCATTGTGGTTGGAATTCTGTTAAAGAGGGTATATTTGCAGGCACTCCTTTTCTTACGTTTCCTCTATTTGCTGATCAAAACCTCAACAGTAAGCTCATTGTGGAGGACTGGAAGATCGGGTGGCGAATAAAGAAACATCAGTTCACAACAAGAGGCGAAATTTCTAGTTTAGTTACAAAGTTGATGGATTTGGAGAGTGATGATGAAGTCAAACAAATGAGGGCGAGAGCCAAAGAGCTTCAAAAGGAATGTTTGCAATCCATTGAGAGGCATGGATCATCTGAATCCAATATTAACTCCTTCATCCACAGCATTTTACAGTTTAATGACCATTAA
- the LOC107936054 gene encoding glucan endo-1,3-beta-glucosidase 9 isoform X1 — MYPFPVFLFLTILCLLGSTADAIGVNWGTMSSHPLPPPKVVELLKSNEVSKVKLFDADPLVLQALSGSNIVVTLGIPNSMLKTLNSSRKAAESWVHDNVTRYFSHGGAGVRIEYVAVGDEPFLQSYGDQFHPFVIGAAMNIQAALTKANLGGEVKVVVPCSFDTFVSESGRPSKGHFRTDLNKTMIELLTFLSKHHSPLFVTISPFISFQQNKNISLDFSLFKENARHHNDSHRTYKNSFDLSYDTLVSALSKIGFPEIDIVVARIGWPTDGAANATSSIAETFMKGLIDHLHSKTGTPLRRRNPPIETFMFSLLDEGHRSITSGNFERHWGVFTFDGQAKYHFNFGQGTKNLVNAQFVEYLAPKWCVVNNNKDLSNASASALEACFTSDCTALSPGGSCSNISWPSNISYAFNSYYQQNDQRADSCDFGGLGLITTVDPSVDTCRFFVELQTSHSTSAHEAYIFLRIILLLACLFLCLLGFAW, encoded by the exons ATGTATCCCTTCCCAGTGTTTCTCTTTCTCACCATTCTATGCCTTCTTGGTTCTACAGCTGACGCCATAGGCGTCAACTGGGGTACCATGTCTTCTCACCCTCTCCCACCTCCCAAGGTGGTTGAGCTCTTGAAGTCCAACGAGGTTTCCAAGGTCAAGCTTTTCGATGCTGACCCACTTGTGCTACAAGCTCTCTCTGGCTCCAACATTGTTGTCACTCTGGGCATccccaattccatgctcaaaactcTTAACTCCTCTAGGAAAGCTGCTGAGAGTTGGGTCCATGATAATGTTACCCGTTACTTCTCTCATGGTGGAGCTGGAGTTCGAATTGA GTATGTTGCTGTTGGAGATGAACCATTTCTCCAAAGTTATGGTGATCAGTTTCATCCCTTTGTCATTGGAGCAGCGATGAACATCCAAGCAGCTTTAACAAAAGCAAACTTGGGGGGTGAAGTGAAAGTTGTTGTTCCATGTAGTTTTGATACGTTTGTGTCTGAATCTGGTCGGCCTTCAAAAGGACACTTCAGGACTGACCTCAATAAAACCATGATCGAACTACTTACATTTCTCAGCAAGCATCACTCTCCTCTCTTTGTGACTATTTCTCCATTTATAAGTTTCCAGCAGAACAAGAACATATCCCTTGACTTTAGTCTTTTCAAGGAAAATGCTCGTCATCATAATGACAGTCATAGAACTTACAAAAACAGCTTCGATTTAAGTTATGATACCCTTGTTAGTGCATTATCAAAGATTGGGTTTCCAGAGATAGATATTGTTGTTGCACGCATTGGTTGGCCTACTGATGGAGCAGCCAATGCAACCTCATCTATTGCTGAGACATTTATGAAGGGCCTCATTGATCACCTTCATAGCAAAACAGGAACTCCTCTTAGACGTCGGAATCCTCCTATTGAAACATTCATGTTTAGCCTCTTGGATGAGGGCCATAGAAGCATAACCTCTGGAAATTTTGAGCGACACTGGGGGGTGTTCACTTTTGATGGCCAAGCCAAGTACCATTTTAACTTCGGCCAGGGCACTAAAAACCTTGTGAATGCTCAATTCGTTGAATACCTTGCTCCAAAATGGTGCGTTGTAAACAATAACAAAGATTTGTCAAATGCATCTGCAAGTGCTTTGGAGGCATGTTTTACATCTGATTGTACTGCGCTGTCTCCAGGTGGTTCCTGTTCCAATATCAGCTGGCCCAGTAATATTTCCTACGCATTTAACAGCTACTATCAGCAGAATGATCAAAGGGCAGATAGCTGTGATTTTGGGGGGTTGGGTCTCATCACTACTGTTGATCCATCGGTTGATACTTGCAGATTTTTTGTTGAACTTCAAACTTCCCATTCAACTTCTGCTCATGAGGCTTATATCTTTCTGAGGATAATATTGCTGTTGGCCTgcctttttttatgtttattgggTTTCGCATGGTAG
- the LOC107936056 gene encoding UDP-glycosyltransferase 87A2 isoform X2, producing MDSTNIRTTRVCHVVAMPFPGRGHINPMMNLCKLLASRKKDILITFVVTEEWLGYIGSDPKPHNILFETIPNVIPPERLKAANFPGFYDAVMTKMEAPFEQLLDRLELPVAAIIGDIEVRWSTGVGNRRNIPVALFWTMSASVFSMFHHFDLHIKQSHAKIDLIEQVESIAGMSLSNVEELRTIFHRDDPRVLELALDCISRVPQAQYLLFSSVNEFEPQAFDSLRAIYNFAVYPIGPAIPYLELGESSCETKSYLQWLDSQQTGSVLYISLGSFLSVSNTQMDEIVAGLQISGVRYLWVARGEASRLKDRCGDMGLVVPWCDQLKVLCHPSVGGFWTHCGWNSILEAVFAGVPMLTFPLFLDQDTNSRQIVKDWGNGWRVNDAVKAEKLVTKENIAELVRRFMGVESDEGKQIRRKAKLLQDKCVVAISEGGSSTANLDAFISSISPGKGH from the exons ATGGATTCAACAAATATTCGGACGACCAGGGTGTGCCACGTGGTGGCCATGCCGTTTCCTGGACGGGGCCACATCAACCCCATGATGAACCTTTGCAAGCTACTTGCTTCAAGGAAGAAAGATATTCTCATCACCTTTGTTGTGACAGAAGAATGGCTTGGCTACATCGGCTCTGATCCCAAGCCCCATAACATACTTTTTGAGACAATCCCGAATGTCATCCCACCTGAGCGGCTTAAAGCCGCCAACTTTCCAGGCTTCTACGATGCTGTGATGACAAAGATGGAAGCTCCTTTTGAGCAGCTTCTTGATCGACTTGAGTTGCCTGTAGCGGCTATCATAGGAGATATCGAGGTTCGATGGAGCACCGGTGTGGGGAATCGAAGGAATATTCCGGTGGCCCTGTTCTGGACGATGTCGGCGTCTGTGTTTTCCATGTTTCATCATTTTGACCTCCATATAAAGCAAAGCCATGCAAAAATTGATCTAATAG AACAAGTAGAAAGCATAGCAGGAATGTCTTTATCCAATGTAGAAGAACTTCGGACAATTTTCCATAGGGACGACCCTAGAGTGTTGGAACTTGCTCTCGACTGCATTTCAAGAGTGCCACAAGCACAGTATCTCCTATTCTCATCAGTGAACGAATTTGAACCCCAAGCCTTTGATAGCTTAAGGGCAATTTATAATTTCGCCGTCTATCCCATAGGCCCTGCCATACCTTACCTGGAACTTGGAGAAAGTTCCTGTGAAACTAAAAGCTACCTTCAATGGTTGGATTCTCAACAAACAGGTTCTGTCTTGTACATCTCATTGGGAAGTTTCCTTTCAGTTTCAAACACCCAAATGGATGAAATTGTTGCCGGGTTGCAAATCAGTGGAGTTCGATACTTGTGGGTGGCCCGGGGAGAAGCTTCGAGGTTGAAAGATCGTTGTGGTGATATGGGGTTAGTAGTTCCTTGGTGTGACCAGTTGAAGGTACTGTGTCATCCATCTGTAGGGGGATTTTGGACACATTGTGGATGGAATTCCATCCTGGAAGCTGTTTTTGCTGGTGTTCCAATGCTTACTTTTCCTTTGTTTTTGGACCAAGATACCAATAGTAGGCAAATCGTGAAAGATTGGGGAAATGGGTGGAGGGTCAATGATGCGGTGAAAGCTGAAAAATTAGTCACCAAAGAGAATATTGCAGAGCTTGTGCGAAGGTTTATGGGCGTTGAAAGCGACGAGGGAAAGCAGATTAGAAGAAAAGCAAAACTACTCCAGGATAAATGTGTAGTTGCCATTTCTGAAGGAGGGTCTTCTACAGCTAACCTTGATGCATTTATTAGTTCCATTTCACCAGGAAAAGGCCACTGA
- the LOC107936054 gene encoding glucan endo-1,3-beta-glucosidase 9 isoform X2: MSIWIFLFPGRRSKGNERYVAVGDEPFLQSYGDQFHPFVIGAAMNIQAALTKANLGGEVKVVVPCSFDTFVSESGRPSKGHFRTDLNKTMIELLTFLSKHHSPLFVTISPFISFQQNKNISLDFSLFKENARHHNDSHRTYKNSFDLSYDTLVSALSKIGFPEIDIVVARIGWPTDGAANATSSIAETFMKGLIDHLHSKTGTPLRRRNPPIETFMFSLLDEGHRSITSGNFERHWGVFTFDGQAKYHFNFGQGTKNLVNAQFVEYLAPKWCVVNNNKDLSNASASALEACFTSDCTALSPGGSCSNISWPSNISYAFNSYYQQNDQRADSCDFGGLGLITTVDPSVDTCRFFVELQTSHSTSAHEAYIFLRIILLLACLFLCLLGFAW; the protein is encoded by the exons ATGAGCATTTGGATTTTCCTTTTTCCTGGTAGAAGGTCAAAAGGCAATGAAAG GTATGTTGCTGTTGGAGATGAACCATTTCTCCAAAGTTATGGTGATCAGTTTCATCCCTTTGTCATTGGAGCAGCGATGAACATCCAAGCAGCTTTAACAAAAGCAAACTTGGGGGGTGAAGTGAAAGTTGTTGTTCCATGTAGTTTTGATACGTTTGTGTCTGAATCTGGTCGGCCTTCAAAAGGACACTTCAGGACTGACCTCAATAAAACCATGATCGAACTACTTACATTTCTCAGCAAGCATCACTCTCCTCTCTTTGTGACTATTTCTCCATTTATAAGTTTCCAGCAGAACAAGAACATATCCCTTGACTTTAGTCTTTTCAAGGAAAATGCTCGTCATCATAATGACAGTCATAGAACTTACAAAAACAGCTTCGATTTAAGTTATGATACCCTTGTTAGTGCATTATCAAAGATTGGGTTTCCAGAGATAGATATTGTTGTTGCACGCATTGGTTGGCCTACTGATGGAGCAGCCAATGCAACCTCATCTATTGCTGAGACATTTATGAAGGGCCTCATTGATCACCTTCATAGCAAAACAGGAACTCCTCTTAGACGTCGGAATCCTCCTATTGAAACATTCATGTTTAGCCTCTTGGATGAGGGCCATAGAAGCATAACCTCTGGAAATTTTGAGCGACACTGGGGGGTGTTCACTTTTGATGGCCAAGCCAAGTACCATTTTAACTTCGGCCAGGGCACTAAAAACCTTGTGAATGCTCAATTCGTTGAATACCTTGCTCCAAAATGGTGCGTTGTAAACAATAACAAAGATTTGTCAAATGCATCTGCAAGTGCTTTGGAGGCATGTTTTACATCTGATTGTACTGCGCTGTCTCCAGGTGGTTCCTGTTCCAATATCAGCTGGCCCAGTAATATTTCCTACGCATTTAACAGCTACTATCAGCAGAATGATCAAAGGGCAGATAGCTGTGATTTTGGGGGGTTGGGTCTCATCACTACTGTTGATCCATCGGTTGATACTTGCAGATTTTTTGTTGAACTTCAAACTTCCCATTCAACTTCTGCTCATGAGGCTTATATCTTTCTGAGGATAATATTGCTGTTGGCCTgcctttttttatgtttattgggTTTCGCATGGTAG